The window ATATGTTTACCTATAATGAGTTGATTGGTAATCAGTTCAGGTGGCGTCAAATTCGAAGTTTTCGGTGTTAAGCTATAGTGTGTACTATGCTTAACACCGAAACACTGAAGAAGATGATGCTAGATGGACTGATTATACTAACCAGCGGCGAATCAAACTGAGCAGCTCCGGCGGATCAACCGGCTTCGGCATATAATCCTCAGCCTCACTCTCCAGCATATCGCGGTGCGAATACTTGGAAGTGGTGACCCGATCTGCAACCGCAGTCAACAAAATTATGGGAATATCCTGGGTTTCCGGGTTGCTTTTAAGAGCTGCACAGGCTGCATGGCCGTCCATAACCGGCATCATCACATCCAGCACGATGATGTCAGGCCTTGCGGTCTTGACCGCCTCTATTCCCTCCTTACCGTCGTAGGCTACCTGCACGTTGTAGCCGCCGCTTTCCACGATCACTTTCACAGCTTCTACGAAATCAGGATCGTCATCAACCAGCAGTACAGTTTTTTTCTCAGCCATAATGTTCTCCCTGAAGAGTGGAACTGTTTTTTTTTTGCTTATTGCTGTGTGAACCGACTGTCCCCGGGTCTGTTCAACCAGCTTTTGCTTAAAGAGTTGGCCGGAAAATTGGCATTTTGCTGCAGGTCAAGGCATTGATTGGGAATTAAGCGGAGCCACATACTGAATATTGCGAGCATTGATTTCCAATCAATAACGCAGAACTGGAGCAAAAAGGCTTTCTCCGGTACACTCTCAGGCGACTATGGGGCGGGGCAACAGCCCCGCATCTCCAATGATTTTTTCCAGTTTTTCCTCCCATTCGATGGCCATCACATGAACGCCTGCGATTCCCTCAATTTCTTTTAACTCCTGAATCTGCTCGACACACATCTCGATACCCTTTTCCGCTTGTTTCTCCTTGGGCTCGTCGCCGATGCGTTTGATGACCTCATCGGGGATGTCCATGCCGGCCACAAATTTTTTCATGAATTTGGCCATGCCTGCCGACTTGAGTGGAGTGACACCGGCCAGTATCTTGCAACTCTCATGCAGGCCCTCTTTTTTCGCATCTTCCATGTACTGTTTGAACTTATCCATATTATAGATGCACTGGGTCTGCACAAAATCGGCTCCGGCCTGAACTTTCAGCTTAAATCTGGGCACCCTGATTTCATAGGGGTCGGCAAAGGGATTAACCGCACAGCCG of the Desulfosediminicola ganghwensis genome contains:
- a CDS encoding response regulator, whose product is MAEKKTVLLVDDDPDFVEAVKVIVESGGYNVQVAYDGKEGIEAVKTARPDIIVLDVMMPVMDGHAACAALKSNPETQDIPIILLTAVADRVTTSKYSHRDMLESEAEDYMPKPVDPPELLSLIRRWLV